One Candidatus Paceibacterota bacterium genomic window carries:
- a CDS encoding DEAD/DEAH box helicase family protein, translating into MFTLKTFQEKAIAELRKNFLELWSTGNKRLELIFKSPTGSGKTVMTAQFLRDLTGDPQFNADKAFVWFTFNEESYEQSKKKLFKYYGGAGEIELLDLNDLTRNAKLEKNSVFFINWQKVKSSTKDGRKLRKDNENDITFDSFIEKSKADGREIVLIVDEAHRDANTDLAQELIDLIDPRIILKITATPKNEPSYSDVKNKKVGFVDVERKAVIEEGLIKEKVITQTKEDIEKEAKREIDQDLLLLDLAYQKRLELKKSYEKLGIDINPLVLVQLPNDDKARKETLDKSKKDVVLDFLKDKGEEDHNVAVWLSNDKENLDEIEKNDSEINFLVFKQAAATGWDCPRAAILVMYREIKSPVFHIQTVGRILRMPEAIHYPSPDLNIGYLYTNYERNQILAEYDKQKGENRPATQISRRKKDVKPIKLDSVFMSRADYNDLGDSFQKTFKQVANKELGIKDGNTKAQIKKTLKEQNLDVTDVKVESSLIVDAEIENYDNFIEELRANTVELSNEISRNDLERLYNLLCFNIISKQEDENKKFAPERSWGKLKTALNVYFSNMLDIPREDYYKVIVNDLLRPDSVLRPILGETLEKYRPIREKEVKEKAKRTRRDEVLEIPREYLFFTDLYEEMKVKKSAMHPFYIQKEPVQNENEFIKYLEASSKVEWWYKNGDSGSEYFSIPYYHETENRERLFYPDWIVKTKNKVWILDTKAGFTAESNDTQYKAEALKGWLKGKNKFDGGIVVPDGPNGWKIGGKKLIL; encoded by the coding sequence ATGTTTACACTTAAAACCTTTCAAGAAAAAGCGATAGCTGAATTACGGAAAAACTTCCTAGAACTTTGGAGTACAGGGAATAAGAGGCTAGAACTTATATTCAAATCACCAACTGGATCAGGAAAAACAGTAATGACTGCACAGTTTTTGCGTGACTTAACTGGTGATCCACAATTCAACGCTGACAAAGCATTCGTGTGGTTTACCTTTAACGAGGAATCATACGAACAAAGCAAGAAGAAGCTTTTTAAATATTATGGCGGTGCCGGAGAAATCGAACTCCTTGATTTAAATGATCTTACCCGTAACGCCAAACTGGAGAAAAACAGTGTCTTCTTTATTAACTGGCAGAAGGTAAAGTCTTCTACTAAAGATGGTCGTAAGTTACGAAAAGACAACGAGAATGACATTACTTTTGACTCATTCATAGAAAAATCAAAAGCAGATGGTCGTGAGATTGTATTGATTGTTGATGAAGCACATCGAGATGCGAACACTGACCTTGCTCAGGAACTTATTGATCTCATTGATCCGCGCATTATTCTCAAAATTACAGCCACTCCGAAGAATGAACCGTCGTATTCTGATGTGAAAAATAAGAAGGTCGGTTTTGTAGACGTTGAGCGTAAGGCTGTAATCGAGGAAGGTTTGATTAAAGAAAAAGTTATTACCCAAACTAAGGAAGATATTGAGAAAGAGGCAAAGAGAGAAATTGACCAAGATTTATTATTGCTCGATTTAGCGTATCAAAAGCGTCTCGAGCTTAAGAAGAGTTATGAAAAGCTTGGTATTGATATTAATCCTCTTGTACTGGTCCAACTTCCCAATGATGATAAAGCTCGCAAGGAAACCTTAGATAAATCAAAGAAGGATGTCGTTCTTGATTTTCTAAAAGATAAAGGTGAAGAAGATCACAATGTTGCTGTTTGGCTTTCAAACGACAAAGAAAATTTGGATGAAATTGAAAAAAATGACTCAGAGATAAATTTCTTAGTTTTCAAACAGGCGGCTGCCACTGGTTGGGATTGTCCTCGAGCGGCTATCTTGGTGATGTACCGAGAGATTAAAAGTCCGGTCTTTCACATACAAACTGTCGGGCGAATTCTTCGTATGCCTGAAGCTATTCACTATCCAAGTCCTGATCTAAATATTGGATATCTATATACAAACTACGAGCGAAATCAGATCCTCGCTGAATACGATAAGCAAAAAGGAGAAAATCGTCCTGCGACACAGATAAGTCGACGCAAGAAAGATGTTAAACCAATCAAGCTCGACTCTGTATTTATGAGTCGTGCTGACTACAACGACCTTGGTGACTCATTCCAGAAGACATTTAAGCAAGTCGCGAATAAAGAGTTGGGTATTAAAGATGGAAATACTAAAGCACAGATTAAGAAGACACTGAAAGAACAGAACCTAGATGTCACAGATGTGAAAGTAGAGAGTAGTCTTATTGTGGATGCTGAAATAGAAAACTACGATAATTTTATTGAGGAACTAAGAGCAAATACGGTAGAGCTTTCAAATGAAATTTCACGTAATGATCTGGAGCGTCTCTACAATCTCCTTTGTTTCAATATCATTTCTAAACAAGAGGATGAGAACAAGAAATTTGCTCCTGAACGTTCATGGGGAAAGTTGAAAACTGCACTCAACGTCTACTTCTCAAATATGCTAGACATCCCTCGTGAGGATTACTACAAAGTCATTGTAAATGATCTACTCCGACCAGATAGTGTATTGCGCCCTATTCTTGGGGAGACACTTGAGAAATATCGTCCAATCCGTGAAAAGGAAGTCAAAGAGAAAGCTAAGCGAACTCGACGTGATGAAGTGTTGGAAATACCACGAGAGTATCTATTCTTCACAGATCTGTATGAAGAGATGAAAGTGAAGAAGTCTGCGATGCATCCTTTCTATATTCAGAAGGAACCTGTTCAAAATGAAAATGAGTTTATCAAATATCTTGAGGCATCAAGTAAGGTCGAGTGGTGGTATAAGAATGGTGACTCTGGAAGTGAATATTTCTCAATTCCTTATTATCACGAAACAGAAAATCGTGAACGCCTTTTCTATCCTGACTGGATTGTGAAGACTAAGAACAAAGTTTGGATCCTCGATACCAAAGCTGGCTTTACTGCCGAAAGCAACGATACTCAATACAAAGCAGAAGCATTGAAAGGATGGTTAAAGGGAAAGAATAAATTTGACGGCGGTATTGTGGTGCCAGACGGTCCGAACGGGTGGAAAATTGGTGGTAAGAAATTAATTTTATAA
- a CDS encoding MotA/TolQ/ExbB proton channel family protein — protein MTLMTIFIVVWIVLTIYIPYKFKERGIQEMQTIATTFGILGTFIGIIVALYNFDTSNIEAAVPLLLDGLKFAFVTSIFGMLTSLLIGLFPQKFGHGVANEEGVTEDKDKSEPELLAELLSEVKILNGNISGESDTTLITQIQKMRTSIVDKQDDLNKAFDKFAEDMVNSNIDALAEAIEKVMGDFNTTVNEKLGRTFDDFKKSVENLNVWQSEYKAQILSQTENMKSVADSLSTTEKSMSEVKDSYQEIVSIKEKFDELLKNLNAQLQGSLDFADAMKDLTTDLEGSGDVIKEEMKEITYGAATEMEKTMNKTLADFGSSLADISGKLAENFGKMQRALDSHENN, from the coding sequence ATGACTTTAATGACAATATTTATAGTGGTTTGGATTGTGCTAACAATTTACATTCCATACAAATTTAAAGAAAGAGGTATCCAAGAGATGCAAACTATTGCAACTACGTTTGGTATCCTTGGAACATTTATCGGTATTATTGTTGCTTTGTATAATTTTGATACTTCGAACATTGAAGCCGCGGTTCCATTGTTGCTCGACGGATTAAAGTTTGCTTTTGTAACATCTATTTTTGGAATGTTAACATCTTTACTTATTGGACTTTTTCCTCAAAAATTTGGACACGGTGTTGCCAATGAAGAGGGTGTAACTGAAGACAAGGATAAATCAGAGCCAGAATTACTCGCTGAGTTACTTTCAGAAGTTAAAATTCTTAATGGGAATATATCTGGAGAAAGCGATACTACTTTAATTACGCAAATTCAAAAAATGCGAACAAGTATTGTAGATAAGCAAGATGATCTAAATAAGGCTTTTGACAAATTTGCCGAAGATATGGTTAATAGTAATATTGACGCTCTCGCAGAAGCTATTGAAAAAGTAATGGGTGATTTTAACACGACAGTTAATGAAAAGTTGGGCAGGACCTTTGATGATTTTAAGAAATCAGTGGAAAATCTTAATGTTTGGCAATCTGAGTATAAAGCTCAGATATTGTCTCAAACTGAAAATATGAAATCAGTTGCAGACTCACTAAGTACTACAGAAAAAAGTATGAGTGAGGTTAAAGATTCTTATCAAGAAATTGTTTCTATAAAAGAAAAATTTGATGAGCTTCTTAAAAACCTGAATGCGCAATTACAAGGTAGTTTAGATTTTGCAGACGCAATGAAAGACTTAACAACTGATCTAGAAGGATCGGGCGATGTTATAAAAGAAGAGATGAAAGAGATTACTTATGGAGCTGCTACAGAAATGGAAAAAACAATGAATAAAACATTAGCTGATTTTGGGAGTAGTTTAGCAGATATTTCTGGAAAATTAGCGGAGAATTTTGGAAAAATGCAGCGAGCACTTGATAGTCATGAAAATAACTAA
- a CDS encoding HNH endonuclease — protein sequence MEKDEFNNKISDIVSYFDDIKQRIGAKDTGFVIVPRELKTPTGKFNAGKPITGAELQRISKNWKSKDPLIDEEGNAFVLYIPDFTSNHYRRGFSPENLPKYHTSWCWTLDNMKESGRMKRYIKKTDIETNIFKGKKDGDRNIESVLYACQNCRKTLEDIYGRNMYFDVKNMDMLKFFSLYGKHYLYDPKVKKPYSVMYPKHWDEISKKYREKANWKCDQCGESFANNKKELDVHHINGIKSDVRDTNLKVLCKKHHAEQPMHSHYNKIIN from the coding sequence ATGGAAAAGGACGAATTTAACAATAAAATATCGGATATAGTAAGCTATTTTGATGACATTAAACAAAGAATCGGTGCTAAAGATACGGGGTTTGTGATAGTGCCAAGAGAATTGAAAACTCCAACTGGTAAATTTAATGCTGGTAAACCAATTACTGGTGCTGAATTACAAAGAATTTCTAAAAATTGGAAATCAAAAGATCCTTTGATTGATGAGGAAGGTAATGCGTTCGTTCTTTATATACCTGATTTTACAAGTAATCATTATAGGAGAGGCTTTTCTCCAGAAAATTTACCAAAGTATCATACTTCTTGGTGTTGGACATTAGATAATATGAAGGAATCAGGAAGAATGAAAAGATATATTAAAAAGACGGATATAGAAACAAATATCTTTAAAGGGAAAAAGGATGGAGATAGAAATATTGAGAGTGTATTATATGCTTGTCAAAATTGTAGAAAAACATTAGAAGATATTTACGGAAGAAATATGTATTTTGACGTTAAAAATATGGATATGCTCAAGTTTTTCTCTTTGTACGGAAAACATTATTTATATGACCCTAAAGTGAAAAAACCTTATTCTGTAATGTATCCAAAACATTGGGATGAAATTTCAAAGAAATATAGAGAAAAAGCAAATTGGAAGTGTGATCAGTGTGGTGAGTCTTTCGCGAATAACAAAAAGGAATTAGATGTTCACCATATAAATGGAATTAAAAGTGATGTTAGGGATACAAACCTAAAAGTTTTATGTAAAAAACATCATGCTGAACAACCTATGCATAGTCATTATAACAAAATTATAAATTAG
- a CDS encoding DUF2779 domain-containing protein, with product MNLTKTDFKEYLICPKWLWVKKKKPELAVEGEMSLFLKKLIKDGYEVEEFAQQMFPSGVEITGNSGVLKEKTQEYLEKNQTMFQATFETDRGLFAKADVLEFDEESGKWNIYEIKASSSIKTDLQHNHLKDITFQTIVAEESGIPINKSFIIHINKEYKREGEINPRELFVIEDVSKDVQEGKEKVNQEIETALDFLSKDKISMEGCECLYKSHGQRCDSFTVFNPKVPEYSVHHIVGGKKLLSLIETDVFDVKEIPEDFNLTDKQQEKVTLQKTGKPIIDEESIRETLSNLTFPLYFLDYETFGKPYPILDGYTSNQQIVFQYSLHILKEDGSLEHREYLADDFENATKGLLDHMNEHIGPTGTVVVWYESFEKGRNRELAEIHSEYADFLHNINSRIYDLMLIFKKDYLHPDFYGSASIKKVLPVMLPELSYKNLEVQDGTMAMSEWEKIATGKITGEEAEELRKHLLEYCERDTFAMVELFKKLQQL from the coding sequence ATGAATTTAACAAAAACAGACTTTAAAGAATACTTAATTTGCCCCAAATGGTTATGGGTAAAGAAAAAGAAACCTGAACTTGCAGTTGAGGGTGAGATGTCGCTATTCCTGAAGAAACTTATTAAAGATGGATATGAGGTTGAGGAATTCGCTCAGCAGATGTTTCCAAGTGGTGTTGAGATAACTGGCAACTCAGGTGTACTGAAAGAAAAAACTCAGGAATATCTAGAAAAAAATCAAACAATGTTTCAAGCGACTTTTGAGACAGACAGAGGCTTGTTTGCAAAGGCAGACGTTCTCGAATTTGATGAAGAAAGTGGTAAGTGGAATATCTATGAAATTAAGGCAAGTTCTTCAATCAAGACCGATCTTCAACATAATCATCTAAAAGATATTACATTTCAAACAATCGTCGCCGAAGAATCAGGGATTCCTATAAATAAAAGTTTTATCATCCATATCAATAAGGAATACAAACGAGAGGGTGAAATAAACCCAAGAGAATTATTTGTTATAGAAGACGTCTCTAAAGATGTCCAAGAAGGTAAAGAAAAAGTAAACCAAGAAATTGAGACTGCTTTAGATTTTTTAAGTAAAGATAAAATCTCAATGGAAGGTTGTGAGTGTTTATACAAATCACACGGACAAAGATGTGATTCATTCACAGTCTTTAACCCTAAGGTGCCTGAATATTCAGTTCATCATATCGTTGGTGGAAAGAAACTCCTCTCACTTATTGAAACTGATGTATTTGATGTGAAAGAGATTCCAGAAGATTTTAATCTTACCGATAAGCAACAAGAAAAAGTCACACTCCAAAAAACCGGTAAGCCAATAATCGATGAAGAGTCAATCAGAGAAACGCTTTCTAATTTAACTTTCCCTCTGTATTTCTTAGATTATGAGACTTTTGGTAAGCCATATCCAATACTTGATGGATACACCTCAAATCAGCAGATTGTATTTCAATACTCACTACATATTCTAAAGGAAGATGGTTCTTTAGAGCATCGTGAGTATTTAGCTGATGATTTTGAGAATGCCACAAAAGGACTCCTTGATCATATGAATGAGCATATTGGCCCTACAGGAACTGTTGTCGTCTGGTATGAATCATTTGAAAAAGGAAGAAATAGGGAGCTTGCTGAAATACATTCAGAATATGCTGACTTTCTGCACAATATAAACAGCCGAATCTACGATCTAATGCTTATATTTAAAAAAGATTACCTACACCCTGATTTTTATGGGAGTGCCTCTATCAAAAAAGTGCTTCCTGTAATGCTTCCAGAATTATCCTACAAGAACTTAGAAGTTCAAGACGGAACAATGGCTATGAGCGAATGGGAGAAGATAGCTACTGGAAAAATTACAGGTGAAGAGGCAGAAGAATTACGAAAACATCTACTGGAATACTGTGAACGAGATACGTTTGCGATGGTTGAGTTGTTTAAGAAGCTACAACAATTATAA
- a CDS encoding DNA methyltransferase, whose translation MSNIKIEYVDINLLHASEYNPRTWDEFQKKQLKESINRFGTIDPLIVNKNKERTNVVIGGHFRLEVCKELGHTTIPVVFLDLTEEKEKELNLRLNKNQGEFNYDLLAEFDETILADIGFDSEELDIIFDEDHEEELFDLQKELEKLDIKEVTVKKGDIYDLDGSRLMCGDSTTEADVTKLFGKEKAQMVMTDPPYILDYLHGKTKHGEATTGFGAKKNRRYLETESIPEDFTEKWMANVNKIQDEHFAIIVYENWKNIRTIWNEMEKYWKVRNMLIWHLPNRNQGYAGKHKLFSKYDIAMVGTDNKEVNLEQEGELVENEYETALFAISGKPHWESYGKNKKYCPTDFIEHNAADEKSSGQGIIFGTKPVEILIPYIKILTKRDELVYEPFGGSGSTLIAANRLNRRCFLMEKSNVYTEVILNRWEKYTGKKRVKING comes from the coding sequence ATGAGCAACATCAAAATAGAATATGTAGATATAAATCTACTTCACGCTTCTGAATATAATCCTCGTACATGGGATGAATTTCAGAAAAAACAATTAAAAGAGAGTATCAATCGTTTTGGCACAATTGATCCGTTGATTGTTAATAAAAATAAAGAGAGAACCAATGTCGTTATTGGTGGCCACTTTCGACTCGAGGTGTGTAAGGAGCTTGGTCACACAACTATTCCTGTGGTTTTTCTTGATCTAACCGAGGAAAAAGAAAAAGAATTAAATCTTCGTTTAAACAAAAATCAAGGAGAATTTAATTATGACCTTTTGGCAGAATTCGATGAAACCATTCTAGCTGACATCGGATTTGATTCCGAAGAACTAGATATTATTTTCGACGAAGATCACGAAGAAGAACTTTTTGATCTCCAAAAAGAACTAGAAAAACTGGATATCAAAGAAGTCACTGTCAAAAAGGGAGATATCTATGATCTCGATGGGTCACGCTTAATGTGTGGTGATAGCACAACAGAGGCAGATGTCACAAAACTGTTTGGTAAAGAAAAAGCCCAGATGGTTATGACGGACCCTCCATATATTTTAGATTACCTACACGGCAAGACTAAACACGGTGAAGCAACCACCGGCTTTGGAGCCAAGAAAAACAGAAGGTACTTAGAAACCGAATCTATCCCCGAAGACTTTACCGAAAAGTGGATGGCGAATGTGAATAAAATACAAGACGAGCATTTCGCTATCATTGTCTATGAAAACTGGAAAAATATCAGGACGATCTGGAATGAGATGGAGAAATACTGGAAAGTCAGGAATATGCTTATCTGGCATCTCCCCAACAGAAATCAAGGGTATGCCGGAAAGCACAAACTCTTTTCAAAGTATGACATTGCTATGGTTGGTACGGATAACAAAGAGGTTAATTTAGAACAAGAGGGGGAACTTGTTGAAAATGAATACGAAACCGCTCTGTTTGCTATATCCGGCAAACCACACTGGGAGTCATATGGAAAAAACAAAAAGTACTGCCCAACTGACTTTATTGAACATAATGCGGCGGATGAAAAATCTAGCGGTCAGGGAATTATCTTTGGCACGAAACCTGTAGAAATACTGATTCCGTATATAAAGATACTAACGAAAAGAGACGAATTGGTGTATGAACCGTTTGGTGGAAGCGGATCTACCTTAATCGCAGCCAATAGGTTAAATAGGCGTTGTTTCCTCATGGAAAAATCGAATGTCTATACGGAAGTGATCTTGAATAGATGGGAGAAATATACGGGTAAGAAACGGGTAAAGATTAATGGCTAG
- a CDS encoding G-protein coupled receptor — MTNKQNNVNISPRKSKKVVAISFLFSVFLAVLSIFISNLIITPSPWGPVYFFWGFEIAKIFSASVLFTFIASVPFIILNFFAVFIFRKHRSIRVGLLLGYLSIILIYLVSLALYGSIPSLNTINQVGPEDASQCAEMQVTNSTEGALRNYCYIEVAEETLNIDLCDDLVSEYVAGDIQSCKDNINLKLALENLDANYCENIVYSNNRNTCNLSMSLQTENYSLCTKIIEGGVLDTEMCYMRFIKQYNSEEIRNELCPLIKNHRDNVNNPCNKPIPE; from the coding sequence ATGACAAATAAACAAAACAATGTTAATATCTCACCGCGTAAGAGTAAGAAAGTTGTTGCTATAAGTTTTCTTTTCTCAGTCTTTCTGGCTGTGTTATCAATTTTTATATCAAATCTTATTATTACACCAAGTCCTTGGGGACCGGTGTATTTTTTTTGGGGTTTTGAAATAGCTAAAATTTTTAGTGCGAGTGTGCTTTTTACATTTATAGCATCAGTGCCGTTCATTATTCTAAATTTTTTTGCTGTATTTATTTTTAGAAAACACAGAAGTATTAGGGTTGGATTATTACTGGGTTATTTGAGTATAATATTAATCTATTTAGTATCATTAGCGCTTTATGGATCTATCCCTTCACTGAATACTATAAATCAAGTTGGTCCGGAAGATGCAAGTCAATGTGCAGAAATGCAAGTTACTAATAGTACAGAAGGTGCGTTAAGAAACTATTGTTATATAGAAGTTGCTGAAGAGACCTTGAACATTGATTTGTGTGATGATCTTGTGAGTGAATATGTAGCCGGAGATATACAATCATGTAAAGATAATATAAATCTTAAGCTTGCATTGGAAAACCTGGATGCTAATTATTGTGAAAATATAGTTTACAGCAATAATCGTAATACCTGTAACCTATCTATGTCATTACAAACTGAAAATTATAGTCTTTGCACTAAAATTATTGAGGGAGGCGTCCTTGATACTGAGATGTGCTACATGAGGTTCATCAAGCAATATAACTCAGAGGAGATAAGAAACGAACTTTGTCCACTAATAAAAAACCACAGGGATAATGTGAATAATCCTTGTAATAAACCCATACCTGAGTAG
- a CDS encoding FAD-dependent oxidoreductase, whose translation MYDLTIIGGGPAGVAAGVYASRKRLKTAFVTDTFGGQSEVSTDIQNWIGTPSISGHDLAKQLEEHLNAYAENILTVFKGERVKMIEKIEPFHFKTISENSTEIESKAVLVGTGSHRRKLKIPGAEKFDNKGVTYCASCDGPMFADQDVVVVGGGNAGLETAMQLVAYTKSVTLLHRGEEFKGDPITVEKLQKNEKFTGITNAEPIEIKGDAMVEAIVYKDLATEETHELAATGVFVEIGLVPNTSFVENIVELNDFKQIKIDPWTQKATDDGIWAAGDCTNVLYHQNNIAAGDGVRALEDIYKELFV comes from the coding sequence ATGTACGACCTAACGATCATAGGTGGCGGTCCTGCAGGAGTAGCAGCAGGGGTATACGCTTCCCGTAAACGACTTAAAACCGCATTTGTCACCGATACGTTCGGAGGACAAAGTGAAGTCTCAACTGATATTCAGAACTGGATCGGAACTCCTTCGATCTCCGGACACGACCTTGCAAAACAACTCGAGGAACACCTTAATGCATACGCCGAAAACATCTTGACTGTGTTCAAAGGAGAACGCGTCAAAATGATCGAAAAAATCGAACCGTTTCACTTCAAGACCATCTCTGAGAACAGCACAGAGATAGAGAGCAAGGCGGTTCTCGTAGGTACCGGTAGCCACCGGCGCAAGCTTAAGATCCCCGGAGCAGAAAAGTTTGACAACAAAGGAGTAACATACTGCGCATCTTGCGACGGGCCGATGTTTGCTGATCAGGATGTTGTTGTGGTCGGTGGTGGTAACGCAGGCCTTGAAACCGCCATGCAACTTGTTGCATACACCAAAAGCGTTACTCTTCTTCACCGAGGTGAAGAATTCAAAGGTGACCCGATCACCGTCGAAAAACTCCAAAAGAACGAGAAGTTCACCGGTATCACTAACGCCGAGCCGATCGAGATCAAAGGCGATGCGATGGTAGAAGCAATTGTTTACAAAGACCTCGCAACCGAAGAAACACACGAGCTTGCAGCAACCGGTGTGTTTGTTGAGATCGGGCTCGTACCGAATACTTCTTTCGTTGAGAACATTGTTGAACTGAATGACTTTAAGCAGATCAAGATCGACCCATGGACCCAGAAAGCAACTGATGATGGTATTTGGGCTGCCGGAGATTGCACGAACGTGCTTTATCACCAGAATAACATTGCTGCCGGTGACGGTGTCCGAGCGTTGGAAGATATTTATAAGGAGTTGTTTGTGTAA
- the ftsZ gene encoding cell division protein FtsZ, which produces MPQVKPEVEAFARIKVLGVGGSGRHAVDHMINSKVKGVEFVAINTDSQDLHHSLAKKKIHIGKNITRGLGAGMNPEMGRKAAEETTEEIQESIKGSDMVFVAGGVGGGTYSGAAPIVARAAKEQGALTVGVVTKPFFFEGQRRREIADNALSELRKSVDAIIIIPNDQLLASIDKETRARDAFAMCDEVLRQAVEGISDLITTPGEVANIDFADIRSIMENAGHALMGVGTASGENRAVEAAKAAINSPLLELSIDGAQGVLFSIAGGADVTMFEIQEAAKTITESVDQNAKIIFGTVNSDKLRKDEIKITVIASGFPEKSVQSGGPIAGSGIPENMTPPQQQATQQTQPIQQEREEPSTSGRIFNTFTGSKQQAEPKSQPAETPKKVDIEEDDDDDDDWGAVPAFLRRSKLK; this is translated from the coding sequence ATGCCACAAGTGAAACCAGAAGTTGAAGCGTTTGCACGCATCAAAGTCCTCGGAGTCGGTGGCTCAGGAAGGCATGCGGTTGACCACATGATCAACTCCAAAGTAAAAGGAGTGGAATTTGTTGCTATCAACACTGATTCTCAAGACCTCCACCATTCACTAGCGAAGAAAAAGATCCACATTGGAAAGAACATAACCCGCGGGCTCGGTGCCGGAATGAACCCGGAAATGGGACGCAAGGCTGCCGAAGAAACCACTGAGGAGATCCAGGAAAGCATAAAGGGGTCGGATATGGTTTTTGTAGCCGGTGGTGTTGGTGGCGGGACCTACTCCGGCGCGGCTCCTATTGTTGCCCGAGCAGCTAAAGAGCAAGGGGCGCTCACGGTAGGTGTGGTAACCAAGCCATTCTTTTTTGAAGGTCAGCGCCGACGAGAAATAGCAGATAATGCACTCTCGGAACTCCGCAAGAGTGTTGACGCGATCATCATCATCCCGAACGATCAACTTCTCGCTTCGATCGACAAAGAAACACGTGCGAGAGACGCGTTTGCCATGTGTGATGAAGTGTTACGCCAAGCTGTTGAAGGTATCTCCGACCTTATCACCACACCGGGTGAAGTAGCTAACATCGATTTTGCTGATATTCGATCTATCATGGAAAACGCCGGACACGCACTTATGGGTGTCGGTACAGCAAGTGGTGAAAATCGAGCTGTTGAGGCAGCGAAGGCGGCGATCAACTCCCCTCTTCTCGAGCTTTCTATTGACGGCGCACAAGGTGTACTCTTCTCTATCGCCGGCGGTGCTGACGTAACCATGTTCGAGATCCAGGAAGCAGCTAAAACGATCACTGAATCAGTTGACCAGAACGCCAAGATCATCTTTGGTACAGTAAACAGCGACAAGCTGCGCAAGGACGAGATCAAGATCACGGTTATTGCTAGTGGCTTCCCTGAGAAAAGCGTGCAGAGCGGCGGGCCGATTGCCGGAAGCGGTATCCCCGAGAACATGACGCCGCCTCAGCAACAGGCGACGCAGCAGACACAACCCATTCAACAGGAACGCGAAGAACCCTCAACGTCAGGACGTATCTTTAATACCTTTACAGGTTCGAAACAACAGGCAGAGCCAAAAAGTCAGCCAGCGGAAACTCCGAAGAAAGTTGATATTGAGGAGGACGATGATGACGATGACGACTGGGGCGCAGTACCGGCATTTCTACGACGATCCAAATTGAAATAG